Below is a window of Pseudomonas monteilii DNA.
GATGCCCAGCGCTTGCCCCGTGATGGCTGGGCGACCGTGCGCATCTGGCAGGCCAACATCGGCAAGACCATCGTCGCCCGGGTGCCGATGTGTGAAGGGCAGGTGCAGGAGACAGGTGATTTCGAGCTTGATGGCGTGACGTTCCCGGCCGCCGAGGTGCAACTGGCCTTCGTCGATCCGGCCGCCGAGGACGGCGAGGGCGGCGGTGCGATGTTCCCCACCGGGCAGGTGGTCGATGAATTGGTGGTGCCGGGGGTGGGCACCTTCGAGGCGACCCTGATCAACGCCGGCATCCCGACGATCTTCATCGAGGCTGCCGCCCTGGGCTACCAGGGCACGGAGTTGCAGGCGGCGATCAACAACGACGCCCAGGCCCTGGCGCGTCTGGAAACCATTCGTGCCCATGGCGCCGTGCGCATGGGCCTGATCGCTCACGTCGAAGAGGCGGCAGGCCGCCAGCACACACCCAAGCTGGCCTTCGTCGCATCTCCCGCCGCCTATGCCGCTTCCAGCGGCAAGCAGGTCCAGGCTGACGACATCGATCTTCTGGTCCGGGCCCTGTCCATGGGCAAGCTGCACCACGCCATGATGGGAACGGCTGCCGTCGCCATCGGCACGGCGGCGGCGATTCCGGGTACGTTGGTCAGCCGCGCGGCGGGCGGGCAGGCGCACGCGGCCGTGCGCTTCGGCCACCCCTCGGGCACCTTGCGCGTCGGCGCCGAGGTGCGTCAGGACCAGGGGGCGTGGACCGTGACCCAGGTCACCATGAGCCGCAGCGCGCGCACCCTGATGGAAGGCTGGATACGCGTGCCGCCCGACTGCCTGCAACACCCTTGATCCCTTCATCCAGGCAACAAAAAAGCCCCGGCATGTGCCGGGGCTTTTTCTTACCGCTTGTAGCTTACCGCTTGTAGCTTACCGCTTGTAGCTTACCGCTTGCAGCTCACCGCTTGCAGCTCACCGCTTGCAGCTCACCGCTTGCAGCTCATCTCAAGCCTGAACCACCGGAATCATGGCGTTGGCTGCCGCCTCGCGGAACTCGGCGATCTGGTCGAAGCTCAGGTAACGGTAGACGTCGGCCGCCATGCTGTCGATGTCCTTGGCGTACGTCATGTACTCCTCGACGGTCGGCAGCTTACCGGTGATCGACGCGACCGCCGCCAGCTCGGCCGAGGCCAGGTAGACGTTGGTGGCATCGCCCAGGCGGTTGGGGAAGTTGCGCGTCGAGGTGGACACCACGGTGGCGCCGGTCTGGACCCGTGCCTGGTTACCCATGCACAGCGAGCAGCCTGGCATCTCCATGCGTGCACCGGCCTTGCCGTAGATGCCGTAGTAGCCTTCTTCGGTCAGCTGGTGGGCGTCCATCTTGGTCGGCGGGGCCAGCCACAGGCGCGTCGGAATGCCGCCCTTGACCTTTTCCAGCAGCTTGCCGGCGGCGCGGAAGTGACCGATGTTGGTCATGCACGAACCGATGAACACCTCATCGATCTTCTCGCCTTGTACCGAGGACAGCAGGCGCGCGTCGTCCGGGTCGTTCGGTGCGCAGAGCACCGGCTCCTTGACGTCGGCCAGGTCGATCTCGATGATCTCGGCGTACTCGGCATCGGCATCGGCCGACAGCAGTTCCGGGTTGGCCAGCCAGGCTTCCATGGCCTGGGCACGACGCTCCAGGGTACGTGGGTCGCCGTAGCCTTCGCTGATCATCCAGCGCAGCAGGGTGATGTTGGACTGCAGGTATTCGGCGATGGCCTTTTCCGGCAGCTTGATGGTGCAGCCGGCGGCAGAACGCTCGGCCGAGGCGTCGGACAGCTCGAACGCCTGCTCGACGGTCAGCTCATCCAGGCCTTCGATTTCCAGGATGCGGCCTGAGAAGGCGTTCTTCTTGCCCTTCTTCTCGACGGTCAGCAGGCCCTGCTGGATGGCGTAGTAAGGGATCGCATGGACCAGGTCACGCAGGGTGATGCCTGGCTGCAGCTTGCCCTTGAAGCGCACCAGGACCGACTCGGGCATGTCCAGTGGCATGACGCCGGTCGCGGCAGCGAAGGCCACTAGGCCGGAACCGGCCGGGAAGGAGATGCCGATCGGGAAGCGGGTGTGCGAGTCGCCGCCGGTGCCGACGGTGTCGGGCATCAGCATGCGGTTCAGCCAGCTGTGGATGATGCCGTCGCCCGGACGCAGCGACACGCCGCCACGGGTGCGGATGAAGTCCGGCAGGGTGTGGTGGGTGGTGACGTCGATCGGCTTGGGGTAGGCCGCGGTGTGGCAGAACGACTGCATGACCAGATCGGCGGAGAAGCCCAGGCAGGCCAGGTCCTTCAGCTCGTCGCGGGTCATCGGGCCGGTGGTGTCCTGGGAACCGACGGTGGTCATCTTCGGTTCGCAGTAGGTGCCCGGACGTACGCCCTGGCCGTCTGGCAGACCGCAGGCACGGCCGACCATCTTCTGCGCCAGGGTATAGCCCTTGCCGGTGTCGACCGGTGCTTCCGGCAGCTTGAACAGGTCGGTGGCGCCCAGGCCCAGCTCGGCGCGAGCCTTGTCGGTCAGGCCGCGGCCGACGATCAGCGGGATACGGCCGCCTGCGCGGACTTCGTCGAGCAGCACTTCGGTCTTGAGGGTGAAGGTGGTGACCAGTTCGTCGCTGTCGTGACGACGGACTTCGCCCTTGTACGGGTAGACGTCGATCACGTCGCCCATGTTCAGGTCGGTGCAGTCGAACTCGATCGGCAGGGCGCCGGCGTCTTCCATGGTGTTGTAGAAGATCGGGGCGATCTTGGTGCCGAAGCAGAAGCCGCCGGCGCGCTTGTTCGGGACGTACGGGATGTCGTCGCCGAAGAACCACAGCACCGAGTTGGTGGCGGACTTGCGCGAGGAACCGGTACCGACCACGTCACCGACGTAGGCGACCGGGAAGCCCTTGGCGCGGACCGCTTCGATCTGCTCGAGCGGGCCGACCGAACCTGGCTGCTGCGGCTCGATACCGTCGCGGGCCATCTTCAGCATGGCCAGCGCGTGCAGCGGGATGTCGGGACGCGACCAGGCATCCGGGGCCGGCGACAGGTCGTCGGTGTTGGTCTCGCCAGGCACCTTGAACACGGTCAGGGTGTACTTGTCGGCGATGGCCGGACGCTTGGTGAACCACTCGCCCGCGGCCCAGGATTCCAGCACGGCCTTGGCGTGGGCATTGCCCGCCTTGGCTTTTTCGGCGACGTCGTGGAAGGCGTCGAACATCAGCAGGGTGTGCTTGAGCTGTTCGGCCGCGACGGCGCCCAGTTCGGCGTCATCCAGCAGCTCGACCAGCGTGGCGATGTTGTAGCCGCCCTGCATGGTGCCCAGCAGCTCGGTGGCGCGTTTGCGATCGATCAGCGGCGAGGCGGCCTCGCCCTTGACCACGGCGGACAGGTAGGCGGCCTTGACGTAGGCGGCTTCGTCGACCCCTGGCGGGACGCGGTGGGTGATCAAGTCGACGAGGAAGGCTTCTTCGCCAGCAGGCGGGTTCTTCAGCAGTTCGACCAGGCCTGCGGTCTGTTCGGCGTTCAGCGGCTGGGGCACGATACCCAGGGCGGCACGCTCTTCGGTATGTTTGCGGTAGGCTTCAAGCACAGTTATTTCCCTCATCAGTGGTCCCATCTAGGGGGCCGGGACGCTCATCCGGGGTGTCCGACGCTCTGCGCAAGACGGCCTTCTGGGCCGTGCAGCCAAAGCGGCAGGACATCCTCGCGGAAGCTGTTTTCAAAGTTTTACGCCTGCAGAACGGGGGAGCTGATGAGGGCTGGCCCTGGGCACGCCTGAGGCGCGTGACCGGGCCAACGCCGTTCTGCCGGATGACTGTGCTCGTGACGCTTTGAAAACAGCTTCCAACGGACATTGGTGCCTGGAAAAGGCGAATGGATTCTACGGCAAAAAGCGCCACAAGGTAAGGCACGGTGTTCGACTTTACCCCGTGACCCCCGTTAGACAAAGGGCTAACATGGGCCGGTGTCCCGTTCTCAAGCCGTTGTCTTCCGATGTCCAATCAATCCATCAAGACCCCCTGCGTGGGCCTGTGCTCCACTGTCTACGGGGACCTCGTGTGCCGTGGCTGCAAGCGCTTCCACCATGAAGTCATTCACTGGAACGGCTACGACGACGACGCCAAACGGGCCGTCTGGCTGCGCCTGGAGGCGCTGCTGGTGCAGGTGATGATGGCCAAGCTCGAGGTGTTCGATCGCGAGCGCCTGCGTCAGCAGCTCGAACAGCGCTCGATCCGTTTCGTCGCGCACCAGTCCGAGTATTGCTGGGCTTACCAGCTGATCGCCCGTGGCGCACGGATGATCCGCGATCTGGAGGCCTACGGCATGGCGTTGCTGCCGGAGTTCCGCGACTGGGAACTGCCCCAGTTGCGCGATGCCATCGACCGCGAGTTCTTCCTGCTGTCCGAAGCGCACTACGAGCGCTACATCGCGCCTCTGTTCCTGCGCAACGATTCGCCTTAGGGTGTTTCCCCCTGCATCCACGCGCAGGGCGCCCCTAGAGTCACCGTTCTTCAATGAACGAGACCCTGCCCATGAGCGAATACATCTTCCAACCCCTGCTGTCGTTCAATGCCAAGTGCTACTGGCAGTGCGGCGAGGAGCCCCTCAGTGATCGCGAACTGCTCACGTCGCGTGGAGAGCGGGTCAAGCCGCTCTGGGTCGAGTTCAACGACTGGAACGGCGACGACGGCTGGCTGATGTCTGGGCGCGACTACAGCCCCGAAGAGATCCAGTCCTTCCTGCGCGACACGCTGCCGCTGACCGGGCCGCGGCAGCGCATCTATTGCGAGTACTTCTGGTTCGGCGTCTACCGCATCGGCGATCTGTATGCCTACGAGATACGGCCGGCCTACGCAGGCATCAACGTCGGCCGCTGGCCCGAACTCGAGTACGTGCTGGACGTGAGTCGAAATGGCTACCTGGGCATGTACCCCACCGATACGCCAGCAGGCCGTTCGCCCCTGAGCACGCCGCCTACCGTGGAGATGGTGATGCCGGACCCCTTGCCCGGCATCTACGTGTGCCTGCCCACCGACCCGCCCGCGGACAGCCGTGGCCTGCTGTTTCGCTACCGCAAGGGCAAGGTCACGCCGCTATGGACGCTCGGAGGGCTAGAGCCCGATACACTAAAGGAGGGTGACATTCGCACGGGGCTGGAGCTGTATGGTCCGACGGGCCGGATCGTCCGGCGCCTGATCGAACAGGGTCGTGCGTATCTCAATGACCGCACAGGGCACCGAGGACGCCTGGCGATCCAGGTCGTCCACAAGGGCGTGCCTCCCCACCCCCATCCTCGAGCGAACGCCGCCGACGCGTGAGGCAGGGCGCCTCAGTCGCCCGTGTATTCGCAGCCGCTGGTGCAGGTTTCGTGGATCCGGACCTTGGACAGCTCCGGCAGCAGCGGCTTGACCTGATTCCAGATCCAGTGCGCGATGACTTCGCTGGTCGGATTCTCCAGGCCAGGGATGTCATTGAGGTAGTTGTGGTCCAGCTGCTCGTAGATCGGCTTGAACACCGCCTTGATCTCGGAGAAGTCGCGGATCCAGCCGGTGTGGGGGTCGACCGGGCCGGTCAGGTGCAGGGCGACCTTGAACGAATGACCATGCAGACGACCGCATTTGTGCCCCGCCGGCACGTTGGGCAGGCGGTGGGCTGATTCGAACGTGAATTCCTTGAAGATTTCCAAACTCGTAGACTCTGTAGAACCCATACGGGCGTGCAGTCTACCAGCATGACGGCTACAAGGGGCGCAGCCGGTCCTTGAGCCGCCCGGTGGCGATGAGCTCCAGCAGCTCGTCACCCAGTCGTCGGCTTTCGTCGATGGCGGTGTACCAGTAGCGCTTGCGGCTCGCCGCATCACCCAGAAAGCGCTTGAAATCGCCTCGGTCCGGCAATTTGCCGAAGGGCAGGCGGGCCAGGTACTGCGGCGAAGGCGTCATCAGCAGGACATTGCGCAGTCGCCAGGCATCGCCCCTGCGCCATGGTAGCCCCTTGTCGAACCAGCCAGGGATGATCTTGTCGGTGAAGTGGGGATACAGCACCAGATCGTCGCCTTGGTACGGCAGGTCCAGGTGGTAGTCGAGCAGCCCGCCGTCGCGGTAGGTCCCGCTGCCGGCCCCTGGCAGGTCGCGCACGCCCTGCATGACCATCGGGATCGACCCCGAGGCCAGCAGCGCCTGGCGCAGGTTGGCCGCACTCAATGGCACGCAGCGAGAAGGAAAATCATCCAGGCTGTCCAGCGGTGGCGCGGTTCGGCTGTCGTGCAGCACCAGGCGCTCGAAATGCCGCGCCAGGCGCGGGCGACCCAGCACGTTGTCCGCCAGCACCGAGGACAGGCCCAGGCCGAGCCGGCCGCGGTGGTCATCGGCCAGCAGGCCCCGGCTTTTGACCACCAGCACGTTCAGGCGGTAGTGGGCATTGTCCAGAATGTGTGCGTCGCCTTCCTGCAACAGCGCCTCGAGCATGCCTTCACAGCGTCGGCTGACGTCGGCGAGGGTGGCGCCCTTGGCGAAATCCAGCTCGGTGTACAGCGTGGCCAGCCGACGCAGCCCTTCGATCGGATCGGCAAGGCAGGCACTGGCGAAGCGCCAGGCGCCGATCGAGGCACCGATCAGGGCGCGTGGCCGTGGGGCCGACGGCAGCCAGTGGCCGAACAGCGCCAGGTCCAGTCCCTGGATACCGAGCGGTTTGGGCCCGCCGGCAGCGCCCGGTACGATTCCGACGTCGATCGCCCGCAGGCCCTGCTCGCGAATGTGCGCAAGGGCCCGCTGGCCGGCTTTGAACGTCAGGGCAGGGTAGGGGACATGGATGGCGCTCATGGCAGGGCTCGCGTGAAACGGGTCGGCCATTATAGGGAAGCCGGGCGTCGATGGCTGCGCTATCATGCCGCCGGTCGCTTCAGGTTGAGTTAAGCCGCAAGCCCTACGCTTGAGCCCGTACCCAGCACGAAGACCTCGAAGGAGAGACCCATGAAAACATTGACTGCCCTGCTGACCGCCGCCACGCTCGCCCTGGGGGCCAACGTGGCCCTGGCCAAGGACGTCCAGCCCGATGAAGTGGTCAAGCTGGTCAATGGCAAGACCATCAAATCGCTCGACGAACTCAAGGCGGCAGCGATCGCCAAGCATGCCGGCTCGACGGCCACCGATTCGGAGCTGGAAAACGAATACGGCCGCTACATCTACAAGGTCGAACTGCGCGACGCCCAGGGCGTGGAGTGGGACGTCGACCTGGATGCCCGTACCGGTGAGATCCTCAAGGACGAACGGGACAGCTGATGAACGATCTGTCGCTGACGGCGCGCTGCCTGGTGCTGGCGCTGTCGGCTTGCTGCTCGCTGGCGGTGGCCCGCGACCTGGACCAGGATGAAGCCCTCGAACTGCGGCGCGAGGGCGTCATCCTGCCGCTGGAGAAGCTGCTGGAGGCAGCTCTGGCGCGCCATCCGGGATCACGTCTGCTCGAAGCCGAGCTGGAAAAAGAACACGGGCGCTACGAGTACGAGGTGGAGATGCTCACCCCCGAGGGTGTGGTCCGCGAGATCAAGCTCGATGCCAGTACCGGCGCGTTGCTCAAAGACGAGGAAGACGACTGAATGCGCTTGTTGCTGGTGGAGGACAATGTCCCGCTTGCCGATGAACTGACCGCGAGCCTGCAACGCCAGGGCTACGCGGTCGACTGGCTGGCCGATGGCCGTGATGCGGTCTACCAGGGCCAGAGCGAACCCTATGACCTGATCATCCTGGACCTGGGGCTGCCGGGCCTGCCTGGGCTCGAGGTGCTGGCCCAATGGCGAGCCGGCGGCCTGCTGGCGCCCGTGCTGATCCTCACCGCGCGAGGGTCCTGGGCCGAGCGCATCGAGGGGCTCAAGGCCGGTGCCGACGACTACCTGAGCAAGCCTTTTCATCCCGAGGAGCTGCAGCTGCGCATTCAGGCCCTGGTGCGTCGTGCGCGTGGGTTGGCCAACCAGCCACGCCTGGAGGCAGCCGGGCTGCACCTGGACGAGGCGCGCCAGTGCGTGACCCGTGACGGGCTCGATGTCCAGCTGACCGCTGCCGAGTTCCGGCTGTTGCGGTATTTCATGCTGCATCCGCAGCAGATTCTGTCCAAGGGTCACCTGGCCGAGCACCTCTACGACGGTGAGACCGAGCGCGACTCGAACGTGCTCGAGGTGCACGTCAATCATCTGCGCCGCAAGCTGGGCCGCAGCGTGATCGAGACCCACCGTGGCCAAGGCTACCGTTATGCCGGGTATGGCGGATGAAGTCGATCCAGGGGCGCCTGAGCCTCGGGCTGGTCGCGGTGCTGGTGGTGGTGGGGTTGGGATTCGCGCAGCTGGGGCTGTGGCTGTTCGAAGTCGGCCTGCAGCGCTATCTGGAGTCGGGGCTGCGCAAGGAGAGCGAGAACCTGCTGGTGGCCCTGGTGCGTGGCCCCAATGGCCCGCAACTGGATGAGCGTCGTGTGTCGGCGGCCTACCAGCGCCCCCTGTCGGGCTATTACTTTCGGATCGACTTCGAGCACGGCAGTTGGCGTTCGCGTTCGCTCTGGGACCTGGAAATGCCCAAGCCGTCTCGGCCGGGTCTGGAAAGCGGCCATCAGCTGGCGCCGGAAGGTCAGCAATTGCTGGTGCTGCGCGCGGACTACCGGCGCCTGGGGCAGGACATCTCGATCAGCGTGGCGCAGGATTATTCGCCGGTACGCGATGGCTTCAGGCGTCTCGAGCAGATCGGCCTGGGCCTGGGGTTGGTGGCGCTGCTGCTGATTCTGGTGCTGCAGCGCGTGACCGTGACCCGCTCGCTGCGGCCGTTGGAGCGGGCCCGTCGGCAGATCGCGCAACTGCAGCAAGGGCGACGTTCGCAGTTGGACGAGCAGGTGCCCAGCGAGCTGGAGCCCCTGGTCGCGCAGATCAACCATTTGCTGGCCCATACCGAAGACAGCCTGCGACGGTCGCGCAATGCCTTGGGCAACCTGGGCCATGCCTTGAAGACGCCACTGGCGGTGCTGCTCAGCCTGGCGAGCAGTGAGCGGCTCAAGGATCAGCCCGAAGTGCGCGCGCAACTGCAGGCGCAGCTCGAGCAGATCCAGCAGCGCCTGGCCCGTGAACTCAACCGCGCACGCCTGGCCGGCGATGCCTTGCCGGGCGCGCAGTTCGATTGTGACGCGGAGTTGCCAGGGCTGCTGGCGACGTTGGGCATGATCCATGGCGAGGGGCTGGCCCTGCGCAGCGAGGTCCCGCCGGGTCTGCTGCTGCCCTGGGACCGCGAGGATCTGCTCGAGCTGCTGGGCAACCTGCTGGACAACGCCTGCAAGTGGGCGGACAGCGAGGTGCGGCTCGCCATTGCACAGACGGCCGAAGGCTACCGGGTGTGGGTCGACGACGATGGCCCCGGCATTCCCGAAGGCGCACGCCAGAGTGTCCTGGAGCGTGGGTCGCGCCTGGACGAGCAGGTCGATGGTCACGGGCTGGGGCTGGGCATCGTGCGGGACATCGTCGAGGCCTGGGGCGGGCAGCTGACCTTGCAGGAAAGTCCACAAGGTGGCTTGCGGGTGGACGTACACTTGCCCAGGCGCTAGGCGCGCTCGGGCAGAGGACATGACGTGTCGCTGCACAGACGCTATCGCTGGCAAGCCAGCTTCCACAGGAGATTGCGCCGGGCTGGCAGATCAGCGACGCAACAAAAAAATGTGGGAGCAGCTGTCTTTTCTACTCCGTACATGCCCGACCGCATGGGCCGATGTGTGGGCTTACCTGCGACGCAGGCGGCGCCTGACAAGGCCCTATCGCTGGCAAGCCAGCTCCCACCCAGACCTCTGTAGCCGTCGGTCTAGGCATGGCTGCGCAAGCAGCTTGTGGGAGCGGGCTTGCCCGCGATAGCGTACGGTCCGTCACTGCAGGGCTCGGGACGAACGCACGGCTTCGCTGCAAGAAAATTGCACATCAAGCGCAGTTTTTTGAGGTGGTCAGTGCCTGACGCCCTGTTCACAATGATCCGCCGTGCCGGGTGCAGCATTCGGCACGTTTTGATCAAACAGGTAGCTCGTCAGGTACGTCCTCTTCAATGTCTTCCAGTACTTCCCGCACCGGGTGGCAGCGGCGGCTGCCGCGCCCCTTGAATACTTCGCCACGTGAATGGCTGCGCGCTGGCCTCGGCGCCATGCTGGGGCTGTTCGTGGCCGGTTGGTTATGCAGCCTGGCTTTCGGGCCCTCCATTGCCTTGCACCTGCTTGGCCCCTTGGCGGCTTCGGCGGTCCTGGTCTTTGCGGTTCACTCCGGCCCCTTGGCCCAACCCTGGCCCGTCATCGGCAGTTATGCGCTGGCCGGCATCGTCGGTCTGGCGATGCGGCATCTGTGGGGCGATGCGCTGTGGGTCGCGGCTGCCGCACTGGGTGTGTCGATCTTGGTGATGTGCGTATTGCGCTGTCTGCATCCGCCGGGCGGCGGCGTGGCGGCCAGCCTGGTGCTGGCCGATCCCGGACTGGTGAGGCTGGGGGATCATGTGCTCGAGCCGGTCCTGCTCAACGTCGTGATCCTGGTGGTAGTGGCCGTCGTCTACAACCGCCTCACCGGCGTGCGCTACCCTGCGGCCGTGGCGCCACGTAAAGACCTGCACCACACCCACGATCCGCTGCCGACCGAGCGCGTCGGGGTCAACGCACAGGACCTGGACCAGGCCCTGGACGAGCTCGATGCGTTCGTCGACGTCACCCGCGATGAGCTGGAGCGAATCATCCTGGCCACCGAGCAGCATGCGTTGCAACGCAGCCTCAGCGGTCTGACGGCCGCCTCGGTGATGTCCCGCGACATTCAGGTCGCGACACCCAAAACCAAGCTCGCGCAAGCCTGGCGTTTGTTGTCGAGCCATCGGCTGCACACGTTGCCGGTGCTCGATCAAGGCCGTCTGGTGGGGATCGTCAGCCTCACCGATCTGGTCGGGCCGGCCATGGCTCAGGGTCGTTTCACCTGGCGAGGCCTGCTGGGTCGCCGCTCGGTGCGTCTGGAGCACATCATGAGCCGCCGGGTCGTCAGCGTCAGCGTGGATCATCCGTTGTCGCGCCTGTTGCCACTGCTGTGCGAGCAGGGCCTGCACTGCCTGCCGGTGCTCGACGGCGACACGCTGGTCGGTGTGGTGACCCAGACCGACCTGATCGCCGGGCTCGAGCGGCGTCTGCTCAGCGCATCGGCGCGTGCTTCAGACGAGCGGATCCCAGCGCTGTGACCAGTCGCTGGCGTCCTCGGCCACTTGGCGCCGCAGAATGTCCAGGGCGCGTTGCAAGGCCTCGCTGTCCCGTTCACGGGCATGGATGAGAAAGGTCGGGTAAGTGAACTCCGGTGCCTGCGCAACGCGCTCGAACACCCCGCTGTCCAGGTAGGCCTGTACGACACGCGTGCGAAAGTAGCCGCTGCCGCCCTGGTCGAGGATGAACTGCAAGGCCAGCGGGCCCAGGTTGAAACCCACGCTCGCCCGTGCACAATCGGGCAGCGCCGCATCGTGCTGACGCCGAAACGCCTCACCCCAGTCCACGTAGACATAGGGCTCGGTGCACCCCTTGCGTTGGATGCGCACCAGCTTTTCTTCCATCAGTTGCTCCACCTGCAAGCCCGGTGCATAGCTGGGCTGGTACACGAGCACCGCATCGAGCAGCCCCATCTCGACCTTGCGCAGCAACGATTCGCCCTCGCTGAGCTCACTGCGGACCGCATGCCCAGGCAGTGCCCGACGTACCGCGCACACCCATTCGAGCATCAGTGGTGTGCCCAGGCTGACCTCGCCGCCGATGCGCAGGACCGGTTGGCGGTCCTGGGTGCGTGGCAGGTCCCGGCGGGCGGCCTCCCAGGTCTGGACCAGTTGGTTGGCATAACTCAGGAAGGCTTCGCCGTTGGGCGTCAGGCGCGCGCCGCCACGGCCGCGCACGAACAGCTGGCAGTCCAGTTGCTGTTCCAGGCGCTGGACCCGTGCGCTGATGGCGGTCTGCGACACGCACAGGCGATCGGCAGTGGCCACCAGGCTGCCGCACCGTGCGATTTCGAGGAAGGTCCGGGCTTGATCGATGTCCATGCTGAAACTCGGCTGTAGGAAAAACGACTGAAGGTCACGCAGCGGCCTGCCTGTTGTGTCACAGGCGTGCGGCCACCTGTTCGAAGGTGGGGCGCGAGCTGACGGCTGGCTGCTGACAGTCCTGGGCCAGCTGGCGCAGGTCGCACGCTTCATCCTCGGCGCGCTCGAGCAATTCGTCGAGCAGCAGGCCGAAGGCACGGACCTCGATGCGTTCCAGCCCGCTGGCCAGCGCACGGGGCGAGAAGGCGGCAGCGCCGAAGTCACCCAGCAGGCCCTCGCCTTCGTCATTGCACAGCACGTTGTGCGCGTAGAGGTCGCCGTGGGTAAGACCACAGGCATGCAGGTGCGCGCCTGCCAGGGCAACGGTGCGCAACAGGCGACGCAGGGCCGGCAGGCGCCAGGGCAGGCGATCGGGGTAGCGATCGCGGGTGCAACTGTCCAGGCTGGGCGGTCCTGCCAGGTTGAACCAGGTGGGGTCGATCAGCCGCATGACCAGTGCGGGCAGGCCTGTCGGGTGATCGTCGATACGACCGAGCAGACCGGTCAGGCCCGGATGCTGCCCGGCGGCCAGGCAAGCGCGCACTTCGGCCAGGGGCGCCCCGTCGCTGGTCAGTGCGCCCTTGAACAGCTTCACGGCAACGTCGGTCGGTTCATCGTCGAGGCGGGCGCGATGGATGATCCCCGAGGCGCCCTGACCCAGGACGTCCTGCAAGGTCACGCGGTCCCAGCGGATCGATCGGCAGGCGCGAAGGTCTGTCTGCGGTTCGGCCTCGCAAGGGTTGCCCGAGAACGCCAGCCAGGCCAGCCTGGGCAAGTCCAGCACCCAATGGGGCAGGGCGGTCAGGCGGTTGCTGGCCAGGCGCAGCAGCTCCAGGCGGTGGCAGCGTGACAAGGCCTCCGGCAGGTGCGCAAGCCGGTTGCCCGACAGCATGAGCTTTTGCAAGTGCACGCAGTCGCCTAGCGTGTCGGGCAACGTTTCGAGGCGGTTTTCGGTCAGGATCAGGGCGCGCAGGGCCGGTGGCAAGGCGCAGCCCTCGATGCGCTCGATCTGGTTGTTGCGAAAGCCG
It encodes the following:
- a CDS encoding 3-methylitaconate isomerase, translated to MHAPQLKIPASYLRGGTSKGVFFRLQDLPEAAQRPGPVRDALLLRVLGSPDPYGKQTDGMGGATSSTSKAVILSPSERPGHDVDYLFGQVSIDTAFVDWSGNCGNLSAAVGSFAIASGLIDAQRLPRDGWATVRIWQANIGKTIVARVPMCEGQVQETGDFELDGVTFPAAEVQLAFVDPAAEDGEGGGAMFPTGQVVDELVVPGVGTFEATLINAGIPTIFIEAAALGYQGTELQAAINNDAQALARLETIRAHGAVRMGLIAHVEEAAGRQHTPKLAFVASPAAYAASSGKQVQADDIDLLVRALSMGKLHHAMMGTAAVAIGTAAAIPGTLVSRAAGGQAHAAVRFGHPSGTLRVGAEVRQDQGAWTVTQVTMSRSARTLMEGWIRVPPDCLQHP
- a CDS encoding aconitate hydratase B (catalyzes the conversion of citrate to isocitrate and the conversion of 2-methylaconitate to 2-methylisocitrate) is translated as MLEAYRKHTEERAALGIVPQPLNAEQTAGLVELLKNPPAGEEAFLVDLITHRVPPGVDEAAYVKAAYLSAVVKGEAASPLIDRKRATELLGTMQGGYNIATLVELLDDAELGAVAAEQLKHTLLMFDAFHDVAEKAKAGNAHAKAVLESWAAGEWFTKRPAIADKYTLTVFKVPGETNTDDLSPAPDAWSRPDIPLHALAMLKMARDGIEPQQPGSVGPLEQIEAVRAKGFPVAYVGDVVGTGSSRKSATNSVLWFFGDDIPYVPNKRAGGFCFGTKIAPIFYNTMEDAGALPIEFDCTDLNMGDVIDVYPYKGEVRRHDSDELVTTFTLKTEVLLDEVRAGGRIPLIVGRGLTDKARAELGLGATDLFKLPEAPVDTGKGYTLAQKMVGRACGLPDGQGVRPGTYCEPKMTTVGSQDTTGPMTRDELKDLACLGFSADLVMQSFCHTAAYPKPIDVTTHHTLPDFIRTRGGVSLRPGDGIIHSWLNRMLMPDTVGTGGDSHTRFPIGISFPAGSGLVAFAAATGVMPLDMPESVLVRFKGKLQPGITLRDLVHAIPYYAIQQGLLTVEKKGKKNAFSGRILEIEGLDELTVEQAFELSDASAERSAAGCTIKLPEKAIAEYLQSNITLLRWMISEGYGDPRTLERRAQAMEAWLANPELLSADADAEYAEIIEIDLADVKEPVLCAPNDPDDARLLSSVQGEKIDEVFIGSCMTNIGHFRAAGKLLEKVKGGIPTRLWLAPPTKMDAHQLTEEGYYGIYGKAGARMEMPGCSLCMGNQARVQTGATVVSTSTRNFPNRLGDATNVYLASAELAAVASITGKLPTVEEYMTYAKDIDSMAADVYRYLSFDQIAEFREAAANAMIPVVQA
- a CDS encoding Fe-S protein, encoding MSNQSIKTPCVGLCSTVYGDLVCRGCKRFHHEVIHWNGYDDDAKRAVWLRLEALLVQVMMAKLEVFDRERLRQQLEQRSIRFVAHQSEYCWAYQLIARGARMIRDLEAYGMALLPEFRDWELPQLRDAIDREFFLLSEAHYERYIAPLFLRNDSP
- a CDS encoding 6-carboxy-5,6,7,8-tetrahydropterin synthase, yielding MGSTESTSLEIFKEFTFESAHRLPNVPAGHKCGRLHGHSFKVALHLTGPVDPHTGWIRDFSEIKAVFKPIYEQLDHNYLNDIPGLENPTSEVIAHWIWNQVKPLLPELSKVRIHETCTSGCEYTGD
- a CDS encoding peptidase: MKTLTALLTAATLALGANVALAKDVQPDEVVKLVNGKTIKSLDELKAAAIAKHAGSTATDSELENEYGRYIYKVELRDAQGVEWDVDLDARTGEILKDERDS
- a CDS encoding peptidase; its protein translation is MNDLSLTARCLVLALSACCSLAVARDLDQDEALELRREGVILPLEKLLEAALARHPGSRLLEAELEKEHGRYEYEVEMLTPEGVVREIKLDASTGALLKDEEDD
- a CDS encoding two-component system response regulator — translated: MRLLLVEDNVPLADELTASLQRQGYAVDWLADGRDAVYQGQSEPYDLIILDLGLPGLPGLEVLAQWRAGGLLAPVLILTARGSWAERIEGLKAGADDYLSKPFHPEELQLRIQALVRRARGLANQPRLEAAGLHLDEARQCVTRDGLDVQLTAAEFRLLRYFMLHPQQILSKGHLAEHLYDGETERDSNVLEVHVNHLRRKLGRSVIETHRGQGYRYAGYGG
- a CDS encoding histidine kinase; translated protein: MKSIQGRLSLGLVAVLVVVGLGFAQLGLWLFEVGLQRYLESGLRKESENLLVALVRGPNGPQLDERRVSAAYQRPLSGYYFRIDFEHGSWRSRSLWDLEMPKPSRPGLESGHQLAPEGQQLLVLRADYRRLGQDISISVAQDYSPVRDGFRRLEQIGLGLGLVALLLILVLQRVTVTRSLRPLERARRQIAQLQQGRRSQLDEQVPSELEPLVAQINHLLAHTEDSLRRSRNALGNLGHALKTPLAVLLSLASSERLKDQPEVRAQLQAQLEQIQQRLARELNRARLAGDALPGAQFDCDAELPGLLATLGMIHGEGLALRSEVPPGLLLPWDREDLLELLGNLLDNACKWADSEVRLAIAQTAEGYRVWVDDDGPGIPEGARQSVLERGSRLDEQVDGHGLGLGIVRDIVEAWGGQLTLQESPQGGLRVDVHLPRR